The Candidatus Saccharibacteria bacterium RAAC3_TM7_1 nucleotide sequence TGGAGATGGAGAGTTTCACGACAGGCGAGAAGAGTTTTGATGAACATCTGTTCTTTATCGCGATTCAAGAATATCTCTTACAACAACTTGGTTTGCCGTATCACGTGCTGATGAAATGTACGGCTGACATCGGTAAGCCGAATGCCCGAGGTGTTGATATGGAGGTCTGGCTGCCGGGGCAGGGCAAGTACCGTGAGACGCATACGGCTGACTATATGACCGATTACCAAGCGCGACGGCTGAATACGCGCGTGCGCACTGAAAATGGATTAGAGCTAATTCATACCAACGATGCAACGGCCTTTGCGCTGGGTCGTGCTATGGTTGCAATCATTGAAAACTACCAGACCGCCGAAGGGGATGTGCGTGTGCCAGAAGCGTTGCGACCATATCTTGCAGGCCGTGAGATTTTGTAAAAACATCTTCTAAAATTTCGATAGATTCAAAAACTTAGGTGATGTCCCGACCGGCACCGGAGGTTGAGGTCCAGTGCCGGTCGGGTTGAGGATCAGTCGCGAGTCCTGAAGTACATCCACGTCGATCCGGCGAGGTAGTCGCTGGACGGCGCGTCGAACATGACGATCGCTCGGCCCGGGTACGAGTTGGCCGTGGCACGGGTGAGCTTGTCGAGCGGGAACTGGTAGTCCGTGTTCCAGCCCTCGCGGATCACCTCCACGTGTCCGCCACGCGGGTAGCGGAGCTCAGTCTTGAGCTCGTCGACCGCGAAGTTGACGATCGTGTTGCCACGCTCGTTGAAGTAGGCGATCACCTCCGTGCAGATGCCCGACTCGACCAGGAGGACGCTGTCCTTGAGGCCGAGATGGGGCTTGTTGTGCACGGTGACGTGCTTGCCGATGAGGGTGTTCGCGATGTTGCTGATCTTCTCGATGTTGCTGGTCATGATGACTCCTCAGAAGTTGATGTACGGGTTGCCCCGTACGCTTCTTCGGAGTACACGACCATGTACACGAACGGGAGTTTTTAGTCGATGGAAGTTATTAGAACTCCATCGCCCGTCCGGACTTCCATGCGTACCAGTACATCTGGCTTCACCTCCTAGGGTAATCCCGCTGGAATTTTTATATTATAATGAATAAATATAAAAAAGTCAATAGTAAACCTAATTACGAGGTGCTATAATAGAAGTACCGAACCTAACAAAAGGAGGGTACATGATCCACTCTATCAGCCTAACGGGTGTTCATCTGGACATCGACGCGCCGACGAAGAAATATGTACTGAAGAAAATAGGTCGTCTTGATCGGTTTCTGCCAAGACACGCGCGTAAAAGCGTCAGCGCAGAAGTGATTCTAAAAGAGGTGAACCGGGAGCACGGTAATAAATACGAAGCGGAAGTAATCCTCATCGTTCCCGACAAGCAGTTAACAGCCAAAGATTCCACCATGAATATGCTCGCCGCGGTTGATATCGTCGAGGCGAAACTAGCCAGTCAGCTACGCAAGTACAAAGACAAGAAGATGAGACACATTGGCAAGACGCGCGCGGCGCTCAGTCGCTTTAAGCGCAGCTACGCTCGCGAGCTTTAGTCTCGGATCTATAAAATGAGGCGTTTGTCACGTAAATCGCCTCTTTTTTATGTGGGGTAAACAGCGTATAATGTAAGGAGTTTTTACAGAAATTCAGTTCGAGACGAGGGGAATGAATGGCTAAGATTAGTCGCCAAACGGTGTTAACGAAAATCTTCGGTGATCCACAGAAGCGGATATTGAAGGGCTTTGAGAAAAAGGTTGGTGCGATCAACGCATTGGAAGATACCTATAAAAAGATGAGCAAAGCGGAGCTCAAGAAACAAACCGAAGTACTAAAAAAGCGCCTTGAGAAAAAAGGTACCACCCTCGACGATGTTCTTCCCGCTACCTTTGCGCTGGTACGCGAAGCTGGTGAGCGAGTACTCGGTATGCGACACTTTGACGTCCAGTTGATCGGCGGTATGGTGCTCCATGAAGGTAATGTCGCCGAGATGAAAACCGGTGAAGGCAAGACGCTTGTTGCCACACTACCAGTGTCACTCAATGCGCTCAGCGGCAAGGGTGTACACGTCGTGACCGTTAACGACTATCTAGCCCAGCGTGATGCAAGCTGGATGGGGGAACTTTACCATTTCCTCGGTCTCAGTACAGCGGCGATTATCAACGACGCTTCATTTATCTACGACCCCGACTATAACAACGATGCGCACGACGATCCACGCATGCGCAAGCTTCGCCCCGTGACACGCAAGGAGGCCTACGCGGCTGACATAACCTACGGCACCAACAATGAGTTCGGCTTTGATTATTTGCGTGACAACATGGTGGATGATATCGACTTGGTTCGTCAGCGTGAGCTAAACTTTGCGATCGTCGACGAAGTAGACTCGATCCTGATCGACGAGGCGCGGACGCCGCTGATCATCTCAGCGCCAGCCGCCGAGAACCCAGAGAGTTATTACCAATTTGCTAAAGTCGCCGCCAAACTTGTCGAAGATGACTATATTCTCGACGAGAAACGCCGTAGCGTATCGCTGAGTGATCAAGGAGTAGAAAAGGTGCAGAAGATGCTCGGCGTTAAAAACCTTTATACGCCGGAGTATGTGCGTACGGTCTATCACCTGGATCAGGCACTGAAGGCACAGACACTTTTTAAGCGTGATAAAGACTACGTTGTGACCGGCGCTGGCGAAGTGATCATCGTTGACGAGCATACCGGGCGCTTGATGCAGGGTCGCCGCTACAACGAGGGGCTACATCAGGCAATCGAAGCTAAAGAAAACGTTGCCGTACTCGAGGAGAGTATGACGCTGGCGACGATTTCTTTCCAAAACTATTTCCGTCTGTACAATAAGTTGTCTGGTATGACTGGAACGGCGTTTACCGAGGCCGAGGAATTTCAGCAGATCTATAGCCTCGATGTTATTCAGATTCCGTCAAATAGGCCGGTGATTCGTGATGACAGAGAAGACCTCATCTTTAAGACCGAAAAAGGGAAGCTGAAAGCTGTTGCTAAGAAGATTAGCGAGTATCACGCAAATGGTCGTCCGGTGCTGGTCGGTTCCGCGTCGATCGCTAAAAACGAACTGATCGCCAAATGGCTCGACAAAGAAAAGGTGCCGTATGAGATCTTGAACGCGAAGAACAATGAGCGTGAAGCTGCGATTATTGAAAAAGCAGGCGAAAAGGGTGCGATCACACTGGCAACCAATATTGCTGGTCGTGGTACCGATATCAAACTTGGCGAGGGTGTGGTGGAGCTTGGTGGTCTAGTTGTGATCGGTTCAGAGCGTCACGAGTCACGCCGTATCGACAACCAGTTACGTGGTCGTGGTGGTCGCCAAGGTGACCCCGGTGAGACGCAGTTCTTTGTGTCGACCGAGGACGACCTGATGCGTATTTTCCAAGGCGAGCGCATTGCTGCTCTGATGGATCGACTTGGTGTTGATGAAGAAACACCAATCCAAAACAAGGCTGTCTCGAAAACGCTGGAAGCTGCCCAGAAGCGGGTTGAAGGCTACCATTTTGATACGCGTAAAAATGTTGTTCAGTACGACAACGTTATCAACCGCCATCGTCGCGTGGTATATACGATGCGCCGCAAGATTCTCGAAGGCGGTAATATCAAGCCGGAGATTGAGCGTCTACTACGAGAGAAAATACAAGAGTTGACGCGTCTACCCGTAAGAAATAACCCCAGGTTCTATGACGAGTTCGGATCAGTTTTTCCAACCGATGAAAAGGCCATGAAGCCGGTGGGTGAGGAAAAGCGCGACAGCGCCCGGTATGAGGCTGGCCTGAAGCTAGCACTAAAGGTCTACGAGGCCAAAGAAAAAGAGATCGAGGCTGATACCCTCCGCAAGGTTGAGCGCGATGTCTACATCCAGGTGCTCGATACACTGTGGATGCAGCATCTGGAGAACATGCAACACCTGCGCGATGGCATTCATTGGCGAAGTGTTGGACAGCGTGATCCGCTTGTTGAGTACCGCTCAGAATCGCAAAAACTATTCGAAGGCCTGCAGGCTACCCTGCGTGACGAGGTACTCCGCGCCGTGATGCATGTCCATAAGCACGATGCGATTACTGCTGCTGATGAAGAGCATGACACCGAATTGACACGTCTGGCTGAACAATCGGTTGAGCGCGGGGTCAATGAGCTTGGCGGCGGCGAAACTAATCGCGACCAGGACTTTAAAGTTACGAAGATTAAATCTCAGAGTGAGTCCCATAAGACCAAGAATGCAGCCCGTAAGAAAAAGAAAGCCGCACGGCAGAATCGCAAGAAAAGCCGACGCTAAACACGCGAGAGTTAATGGTGGGCAGAAGGATACGAGCAAGTGAAACATACGACCCAAGAAGTACGACTGAAAAACGGCGCGCGCGGCCTGCTCGTGGATGTGCCTGGTGCAACGGTAATGAGTTTTCAATTCCAGTTTCGAGCCGGCAATCGCTACGTTAAACACAAGGATATTTACGAGACTGCCCACATCATGGAGCATATGGCGTTCGGCGCTAATGCACAGTTCAAGAGCGAGCACGATTATGAAGCCGAGTTTACCAAAAACGGAGCCTACCACAATGCCTTTACGAGCGATCTTTCAATGGTCTACGTGGCTGACTGTGCCGACTTTGAATGGGATCGGATTCTCAGCTTACAGCAGGTCGCAATCTGCCAGCCAAAGTTTAACAATGCCGAGCTCGAGGCTGAAAAAGGGAATGTCAGAAGCGAATTAACTGGCTTTTTAAATAATCACAGCCGGGTACTTTGGCCAAAGATTCAACAGCTGCTCGGCGAAGATATCCTCACGTTTTGGCAACGGATCCAGACGATCAACAATGTATCGCTCGCCGACATCAAAGAACACTATCGGCGCACGCATACGGCCAGTAATATGCGTTTCGTCATTGCCGGTAAGCTCTATGGCCGCAAGAAAAAGATTATTGAAATGCTAGAGAACTGGGAGTTCGAGAAGGGTGAACGATTCAAGGTGCCACGCGATGAGCTCTCAAGTGGTAATCCGACATTGATCCGCCGCAAAGAAGCGTCAAACATTACCTTTGGCCTCAGTATGATGGTGCCGCGCGAGCTCGATGACACTGAACTGGAGGCGATGAATGCGCTTGATCATATCCTGACGGGCACGATGCACTCGCGTATTTACGGCGCGGCACGTGCAAAAGGCTTGGCGTACGGTATATTCTCTGATACAACTGCTGGTTTTTATGACAGTAGCTGGGACTTTGGCGGCCAGGTCAACCATGAAACGGCTGGTGCATTATTTGATATCATCGTGCGCGAGATGCAAGCAATCATGGATGGCAAGATAGATGAAAAAGAGCTTGAAGCCGCCAAATCATACGCCCTCGGTCGCTACCAGATGGGTGCCCAGACGGTGTCGCAGATCAGCAACTTCTATACCAATCGCTACTTTGCCGACGGGGTTGTCAAAGAGTACGAGAAAATACCAGATGCGATCCGTGGCGTTACTTGCCAGCAGATGATAAACACCGCCAAAGAATTCATCGATGCAAACACCTGGGTACTGGCTGCCGTCAGTAAGCAGGAAAAAGATGACATTGTAGTACTTTCAGAGCGCATTGAGACGCTTTTTGACGTACAATAAGCTATATGAAGATTGCACTGGCCGGTTTTGGACTTGAAGGCAAGGCGAGTTACGACTACTGGAATACGCCTGGCAACGAAGTAGTGATCGTTGATGAGCGAGAACAACTTGAAGATCTACCTCCGGGCGCGAAGACGCTGCTTGGATCGGGAGTACTCTCTGGTCTAGCCGGCTTTGACTTGGTGATTCGTACTCCTGGCTTGAGGCCAGATAAGATTATCACAACCGGCAAAATCTGGTCGAGTACCAATGAGTTCTTCCTTAAATGTCCAGCGCCGATCATCGGTGTCACCGGGACGAAGGGGAAGGGTACGACCAGCTCGTTGATCACTAATATGCTGCGGGCTGCCGGTAGAACCGTGCACCTGGTCGGAAACATCGGCACGCCATCCCTTACCGAACTGGGAAAGATCCAGTCCGACGATGTCGTGGTGTTTGAGCTCAGTAGCTTTCAACTCTGGGACCTTGAAAAAAGCCCGCATGTCGCCGTGGTACTCGGCATTGAGCCCGACCATCAGGACGTACATACTAGCATGGAAGAGTACGTTGAAGCGAAGGGAAACATCGCTAGGTATCAGACCGAAGATGATATTATCGTTTTTAACGATACAAACGATCTGTCAAAGAAGATTGCCGGTTACTCTAAGGCAAAACCTGAGCCGTATCCGTTTGCTATTGACGATCTAAAATCGGCACTCCAGATTCCTGGCGAGCACAACGTTGAAAACGCCTCGGCAGCTGTCGCAGCCGTCAAGGAATATGTGACCGATCCCGCGCTGCTACGCGAAGGATTGAGTGCATTTACGGGATTACCGCACCGGCTGAAGTTTGTTCGTGAAGTCGGGAGGGTACAGTATTATGACGATAGTATTGCTACTACAGCGGGAAGTGCGCTGGCGGCAGTTCGTAGCTTTACGCAGCCGAAGCTGATACTTCTTGGTGGTCATGAAAAAGGCGGCGACTATACGGAGTTGATGAAAGAATGCGCCAAAGGAAACGTCCGCATTATTGCCTATGGTGCAAATCGCCATATGCTAAAGCAACTAAGCGAAGAATATGGCGTTTTGTGCGACGTTAATAATGGTGATATGAGTGCTGTTGTAGCAGCAGCGGCGGCACGAGCGCGCCCGGGCGATATTGTAATTCTCAGCCCGGCGGCTGCCAGTTTTGATATGTTTAAAAATTATGCTGATCGCGGCAACCAGTTTATTACTGCGGTCGGACGTTTAAAAGCCGAGTGACCTGCTGAGCGACAGCCGTGGTAGGCTCGAGTATTTTTACGCCAGGAAATAGCTCGGCGAGACGAGGGATAAGTGCGATATAGTGCGTGCAGCCAATAATAATTACGTCGCTGCCCGCCTTCACACTCGTTGCAACTTCTGTTAGCTCGACTTCATCGACGCTCTCTTTGTCAATGAGCGTCGCCCAGCCGAATGTTGCTGGTACGTCGACAATGAGGTTGGACGCATAGGTGGTGATTAGCTCCTCAGTGCGTTGGCTGTGGGCAGTAGCCTTGGTAGCGAGAAGGGTAATATGGTCAGACTTTGTCTCGAGTGCTGCAGGTTTTATCATTGGCTCGAAGCCGATGAACGACGTGTTTGGATGGCTGTTGCGTAGGTACTCGATAGCTGCCACGGTAGCGGTATTGCAAGCAATGATGATGAGATCGCAGGTGAGCAACGGTTGAATGGCAGTTTCAGTAAGTTGACGAATTTCCTCATATGAGCGCTCGCCGTACGGTGCGTGAGCGAGGTCGTTGACAACAGTGTATTCGTGCCCCGGGAACGAAGCCTTCAACTTTTCTGCAACTAATTCACCGCCGCGACCAGAATCAAAAATACCAATATGCATTTAAAGTAAGTATAGCGTGGATGGTACAATAGGAGCAATGCAACCTCTAAAAAAACGTGTGGCGGAGTTAGCTAACAGTATTGCCGAAGCGATGGTGCGACTTGATGTTGCGTCCAAAAAACGTCAGCTGGCCGAACTCGACCAACAGCTGGCAGTGCCAGAGGTCTGGAATAATCCCACTCGGGCTCAGGAGCTCAGCAAACAAGCGGCAAATGTACGCAACGTGATTGAACCGTGGGAGACCTTACAGGCCCAGGCAGCCGACATCATTGAACTTATGGAGCTTGGCGACGATAGTTTGCAGGGAGAGTTTGAAGCCCAGATCGGTGCTTTAGAGGAAGAGTTTGCCGCGCGTCGGAAAGAATTATTATTTGATGGGCAATATGACGACCACGACGCAATTGTTCGTATTTCGGCTGGTGCTGGTGGTACCGATGCCCAGGACTGGGCACAGATGCTTGAACGTATGTATCTACGCTGGGCAGAAAAAAGCCAGATTGAGGCAAGGAATGTCGAACGCTCAACCGGAGAAGAAGCCGGTATCAAGACGAGTGTCCTTGAAATGAGCGGGCCATATGCCTATGGCAAGCTTCGTAGTGAGCACGGCGTCCATCGCCTGGTACGCCTCAGTCCATTTAACGCCGACAATCTCCGTCAAACAAGCTTTGCACTCGTGGAAGTCTTGCCGAAAATTGATGCCCCCGATGAGGTCGAAATTGATGATGGCGACCTAAAGATCGATGTCTATCGCGCGGGCGGCCACGGTGGGCAGAGCGTCAACACGACGGACTCAGCGGTTCGCATCACGCACTTACCAACAAATACCGTCGTGGCCATCCAAAATGAGCGCTCGCAGCTGCAAAACAAAGAAACCGCTCTGAAGATTTTACGCTCAAAGTTAGCCCAACTGCAGCTAGAACAACATGCCAGTAGCCTGAAAGATTTAAAGGCTGGTGAGTCCGCTAACTGGGGTTCGCAAATCCGCAATTATGTGCTCCATCCATACACCCTCGTCAAGGATACGCGTACAAAATATGAAGACAAAGACGCCGGGAAGGTGCTCGACGGTAAACTGGATGGGTTCATGCAAAGCTATCTAGAAGCCCCGGTTGAATAAGCCGCTTACAGTTGTAGCCTTATAGCATAAGCATGCTATAATAACCACAGCAATGATTCTATTAGATAGGGTAACAAAAACGTACGGCAAGAGCACCAAACCTGCACTCAGCCGCATCAGCTTGCATGTTGAGCCGCGCGAGTTTGTGATACTCGTGGGAACCAGTGGGGCGGGTAAATCCACGCTGCTAAAGCTATTGACGCGCGAAGAGAAGCCGACCAGCGGCAAGATCGTTGTTGGCGGTATTGATTACGATACGCTCAAAGATCGCCACATTCCATTACTGCGCCGCAAGATCGGCGTGGTGTTTCAAGATTTCAAGCTGTTGCCACAGCGCACTGTATTTGAGAATATCGCGTTTGCACTCGAGATTGCTGGCATGACCAATCGCGAGATTAAGACGACTGTGCCAAAAGTCATCGAGCTGGTTGGGCTGAGTGGCAAGGAAAAAAGCTTTCCACACCAACTGAGCGGCGGTGAACGCCAGCGCGTGGCTATCGCCCGTGCCGTTGTGCGCCAGCCGAAAATTTTGATCGCCGATGAGCCGACTGGCAACCTCGACCCACGTCACAGCTGGGATATCGTGCGTCTGCTTGAGAAGATCAACCGTTATGGTACGACCGTACTACTGACGACACATAATGTCGATATCGTGAACCGTTTACAACGCCGCGTTGTAACGCTTGACCATGGAAAAATAACCGGTGACCAAGCGCAGGGGAGCTATCGCCAAGGCGGAGTCGTATGAGTGCAAAGCGAAAACTAGACGCAAAGCAATTTGCCTTGCAAAAAAAGAAGCACCGCCAGTGGCTGACATTTGTGCGCATGTGCCGCTACGGGGTCAACAATTTTTCTCGAAATACGTGGCTAACAGTAGCCGCTACGGCAGTAATGACGATTACACTGCTTTCTATCTTTATGACGATGGTAGCACGTGATGTGCTGGTAAATACTGTTGACGAAGTGCAAAAACGCGTTGATCTGTCGATCTATGTTAAAACTGATGTATCCGATGAAGCAGTGGCGACTATCAAGCAAAATCTCTCAAAGCTTTCGTCGGTCGAAAAGGTGACTTATGTTAGTCCCGAAGCAGCGCGTAAAGATTTTGCCGAAAAGAACAAAAAAGACGTCAATTCACTCAATGCATTAAACGAAGCCACCAACAAGCTTCCCGGCACGTTCAAGGTGTTGGTGAAAGACATTAACGACACCTCGCAACTTGAAACCTTTACGAAAAACGACAAGACCTACCTCGAAAATCAAGATCCGAATCGTGAGCCATCATTTAAGGGCGGTGGGCGCCAGACAATTCAGACGATTGGCAGTTGGGTCAGTTTTGCCGAGCAGGTCGGTTACATACTGAGTGCGATCTTTGTGGCGCTTTCCTCGTTGATCATCTTCAATACTATTCGTATGGCTATCTTCAATCGTAAGGAAGAGATTCAGATGATGAAATTGATTGGTGCTGACCGTCAGTTTATCCGGGGGCCATTCGTTGTCGAGGCCATTGTCTACGGCTTTATCGCGGCGGTCGTCGCTACAGTGCTTGGCGTCGTGGTGCTAGTCGGCTCACAAAAGAGCCTAAACGACTTTGGTGTCTCAATCGATCCGACAATTGACAGCGTGGTTGCCTATATAGGATTTGTTCTACTCGGTATGATACTACTTGGCGGCGTCATCGGTACGATCTCATCACTCCTCGCAACACGCAAATATCTGAAAATTTGACGGATCTCTTGACTGGTGGTACGGCGCGTGCTACCATAAGCGTAATGAAGCGCCTGTCCACCACACCGGTTTCATCATCATTCGCTAAGCGTGCTGTAATCATGGCAGCGACGGTTCTGTTGATAGTGGCCAGTGCAATCCAGTTTATGCCGACGGCAAGAGCCGACAGGTATGATGAGCAGATTGCCGCCTTGCAGCGTGAAATCGATCAATACGAAGCTCAGGCTCGGAAATTCCAAAACCAGGCAAACAACATCCAACAGAAACTCCAGGGGCTAACCCTTCAGAAACGGCATATTCAAAGCCAGATCGATATTAGTGAGGCTAAGTACAACAAGCTACAGCAGCAGATCAAAGAAACCGAACAAAAGATTGCCGACAATCGTGAAGCTCTTGGCGAGACGATCGCCGACCTCTATATCGAAGGTAAAACTTCGCCACTCGAAATGCTCGCAAGTAGCAGTACAATCGGCGACTATATTGACAAGCAGGAGTACCAGTCGTCAATTCGTGATCAGCTAACCTCTACGATCAAAGAGATCAAATCACTAAAGGAAAAGCTGGAAATCCAAAAGAAGGACGTTGAGCGTGTGCTGGCCGACCAAAAGAATTCGCGTAAAGCGCTGGCTGCCAAAGAGGCCGAGCAACAAAGCATTCTGGCGGCGACAAAGGGTCAGCAATCGGCGTATGAGCAATTGTCGGCAAAACAGAAGGCGGAACAATCACAGATTCGCGAGGCTCAGCAAGCAGCCATCGCTGCACGTATTGCTTCGACTGGTGGCGCTACCGTTATTGCAAGCGGAGCTGACGGTGCCTACCCATGGAACGATAGCAATTGCCGTATGGTAGGCTACTTCTCAACCGGCGGCGCCGATGGTAACGGTGGTGATGGCTATGGCTATGGTTGTCGCCAGTGTGCGAGCTATGGTGCATGGCGCGTCGCCAAGGAGACGGGCTACTATCCGGTTAACTGGGGTAACGCTACTAACTTTCCTGCGAGTGCCCGTTCTGCCGGCTATAAAACTGGCTATACGCCTCGTGCCGGATCACTGGCTGTTATGCATGCCTTTAGTGCCGGTGTCCCAGAAGGTCATACTGGCTGGGTAGAAGCAGTTGTTGATGGCGGAGCAAGTATCATTGTCAGCCAGTACAATTACAATTACGGTGCCGGCTACGGCATGTACAGCAAGATGAAGATGTCGGCCAGCGCTTTTGACGAATACGTCTACATCAAGTAAGCCCACCACACTAACTACAACAGTTTTTATGGCGCGTTACATACTGATTACGCTATACTAATACATAATGAAACAAAAGGTAGAATTGTCTCGCAATATCTTGCTGCTAGCGGGATTGGTGGTTTTGGCGGTTGGCTTTGTGGCCGGTACACGCAGTGAACAAATCTATGGTGCAGTTGGACCGCTCCTCGGTTTCCGTGTTGATACCAGTAAGCTGGATCTTTCATCGGTTCAGCATACCTATCAGGCGCTAAAAACGCACTACAACGGTTCACTCAATACAGACAAGCTCATTGCCGGTGCCAATAAGGGACTCGTCGAGGCTATCGGTGATCCGTATACCGTTTATATGGACAGCAAAGAAGCTGCTCAGTTCAATGATGAGCTGTCCGGTGACATCGGTGGTGGGATCGGTGCAGAAATTGGCCTGAGAGGCAAGCAGCCGACCATTATCCGTACGCTACCTGACAACCCAGCGGTAAAGGCTGGCCTAAGGGCTGGTGATGTCATTACGGCTGTCAATGATGAGCCGATGGTGGGCCAGAGTGTGGAAAAGACCGTCAAGGCAATTAAAGGCGAGGCGGGTACGACGGTAAAGATAGCGGTCATAAGAGCCGGCGAGAATCGAACATTTACGATGACACGCCAGATTATCAATAATCCAAGCGTGACGAGCGAGGTGAAAGACGGTGTCGGTATTATGACAATCAGCCGTTTTGATGAAGGTACTGTCAGTCTGGCTCGCAAAGCCGCCAGCGCCTTTAAGGCGCAAAACGTCAAAGGCGTTGTCGTCGATCTACGCGGCAATGGCGGCGGCTACTTAGACGCAGCGCCTGGTGTCGCCGGTCTATGGCTGAAAAATGACAAAACCGTCGTCAGTGTCCGCGGTAATGGTGGCAACGAAACCTACAAAGCCGAGGGTGAGCCGGTATTAGCCGGAGTGAAATCGATCGTCTTGGTTGATGGTAATACCGCGAGCGCCGCTGAGATTGTCGCTGGCGCACTTCAGCAGCAGGGGGTCGCCACACTATTAGGCCAAAAAACTTTTGGTAAAGGGACGGTTCAAGAGATTATCCCACTCGGCGACGGTAGTCAGCTAAAAGTTACGATTAAACGCTGGTATCTACCGAAGGGGCAGAATATTACTGGAGACGGCATTCAGCCGGACATAAAGGTTGAGTTGACTCAGCAGGATCTTGATAGGGGACACGATAGGCAGATTGAACGGGCAAAGCAGTTGCTCGTACGGTAAAACAGTTGTGCTTTTTATAGGTTCGCGCTAGGATAGAAGTATATGGATAACAAAAAGAAAATCTTACTGGTCGAAGACGACACGGCGCTGATTGGCGTCTA carries:
- a CDS encoding hypothetical protein (RAAC3_TM7_1_557), producing MKHTTQEVRLKNGARGLLVDVPGATVMSFQFQFRAGNRYVKHKDIYETAHIMEHMAFGANAQFKSEHDYEAEFTKNGAYHNAFTSDLSMVYVADCADFEWDRILSLQQVAICQPKFNNAELEAEKGNVRSELTGFLNNHSRVLWPKIQQLLGEDILTFWQRIQTINNVSLADIKEHYRRTHTASNMRFVIAGKLYGRKKKIIEMLENWEFEKGERFKVPRDELSSGNPTLIRRKEASNITFGLSMMVPRELDDTELEAMNALDHILTGTMHSRIYGAARAKGLAYGIFSDTTAGFYDSSWDFGGQVNHETAGALFDIIVREMQAIMDGKIDEKELEAAKSYALGRYQMGAQTVSQISNFYTNRYFADGVVKEYEKIPDAIRGVTCQQMINTAKEFIDANTWVLAAVSKQEKDDIVVLSERIETLFDVQ
- a CDS encoding Protein translocase subunit SecA (RAAC3_TM7_1_556); protein product: MAKISRQTVLTKIFGDPQKRILKGFEKKVGAINALEDTYKKMSKAELKKQTEVLKKRLEKKGTTLDDVLPATFALVREAGERVLGMRHFDVQLIGGMVLHEGNVAEMKTGEGKTLVATLPVSLNALSGKGVHVVTVNDYLAQRDASWMGELYHFLGLSTAAIINDASFIYDPDYNNDAHDDPRMRKLRPVTRKEAYAADITYGTNNEFGFDYLRDNMVDDIDLVRQRELNFAIVDEVDSILIDEARTPLIISAPAAENPESYYQFAKVAAKLVEDDYILDEKRRSVSLSDQGVEKVQKMLGVKNLYTPEYVRTVYHLDQALKAQTLFKRDKDYVVTGAGEVIIVDEHTGRLMQGRRYNEGLHQAIEAKENVAVLEESMTLATISFQNYFRLYNKLSGMTGTAFTEAEEFQQIYSLDVIQIPSNRPVIRDDREDLIFKTEKGKLKAVAKKISEYHANGRPVLVGSASIAKNELIAKWLDKEKVPYEILNAKNNEREAAIIEKAGEKGAITLATNIAGRGTDIKLGEGVVELGGLVVIGSERHESRRIDNQLRGRGGRQGDPGETQFFVSTEDDLMRIFQGERIAALMDRLGVDEETPIQNKAVSKTLEAAQKRVEGYHFDTRKNVVQYDNVINRHRRVVYTMRRKILEGGNIKPEIERLLREKIQELTRLPVRNNPRFYDEFGSVFPTDEKAMKPVGEEKRDSARYEAGLKLALKVYEAKEKEIEADTLRKVERDVYIQVLDTLWMQHLENMQHLRDGIHWRSVGQRDPLVEYRSESQKLFEGLQATLRDEVLRAVMHVHKHDAITAADEEHDTELTRLAEQSVERGVNELGGGETNRDQDFKVTKIKSQSESHKTKNAARKKKKAARQNRKKSRR
- a CDS encoding hypothetical protein (RAAC3_TM7_1_555) — its product is MIHSISLTGVHLDIDAPTKKYVLKKIGRLDRFLPRHARKSVSAEVILKEVNREHGNKYEAEVILIVPDKQLTAKDSTMNMLAAVDIVEAKLASQLRKYKDKKMRHIGKTRAALSRFKRSYAREL
- a CDS encoding hypothetical protein (RAAC3_TM7_1_559); translated protein: MHIGIFDSGRGGELVAEKLKASFPGHEYTVVNDLAHAPYGERSYEEIRQLTETAIQPLLTCDLIIIACNTATVAAIEYLRNSHPNTSFIGFEPMIKPAALETKSDHITLLATKATAHSQRTEELITTYASNLIVDVPATFGWATLIDKESVDEVELTEVATSVKAGSDVIIIGCTHYIALIPRLAELFPGVKILEPTTAVAQQVTRLLNVRPQ
- a CDS encoding UDP-N-acetylmuramoylalanine-D-glutamate ligase (RAAC3_TM7_1_558), with amino-acid sequence MKIALAGFGLEGKASYDYWNTPGNEVVIVDEREQLEDLPPGAKTLLGSGVLSGLAGFDLVIRTPGLRPDKIITTGKIWSSTNEFFLKCPAPIIGVTGTKGKGTTSSLITNMLRAAGRTVHLVGNIGTPSLTELGKIQSDDVVVFELSSFQLWDLEKSPHVAVVLGIEPDHQDVHTSMEEYVEAKGNIARYQTEDDIIVFNDTNDLSKKIAGYSKAKPEPYPFAIDDLKSALQIPGEHNVENASAAVAAVKEYVTDPALLREGLSAFTGLPHRLKFVREVGRVQYYDDSIATTAGSALAAVRSFTQPKLILLGGHEKGGDYTELMKECAKGNVRIIAYGANRHMLKQLSEEYGVLCDVNNGDMSAVVAAAAARARPGDIVILSPAAASFDMFKNYADRGNQFITAVGRLKAE
- a CDS encoding hypothetical protein (RAAC3_TM7_1_554), which translates into the protein MTSNIEKISNIANTLIGKHVTVHNKPHLGLKDSVLLVESGICTEVIAYFNERGNTIVNFAVDELKTELRYPRGGHVEVIREGWNTDYQFPLDKLTRATANSYPGRAIVMFDAPSSDYLAGSTWMYFRTRD
- the prfB gene encoding peptide chain release factor 2, programmed frameshift (RAAC3_TM7_1_560), whose translation is MQPLKKRVAELANSIAEAMVRLDVASKKRQLAELDQQLAVPEVWNNPTRAQELSKQAANVRNVIEPWETLQAQAADIIELMELGDDSLQGEFEAQIGALEEEFAARRKELLFDGQYDDHDAIVRISAGAGGTDAQDWAQMLERMYLRWAEKSQIEARNVERSTGEEAGIKTSVLEMSGPYAYGKLRSEHGVHRLVRLSPFNADNLRQTSFALVEVLPKIDAPDEVEIDDGDLKIDVYRAGGHGGQSVNTTDSAVRITHLPTNTVVAIQNERSQLQNKETALKILRSKLAQLQLEQHASSLKDLKAGESANWGSQIRNYVLHPYTLVKDTRTKYEDKDAGKVLDGKLDGFMQSYLEAPVE